The following coding sequences are from one Coffea arabica cultivar ET-39 chromosome 11e, Coffea Arabica ET-39 HiFi, whole genome shotgun sequence window:
- the LOC140021321 gene encoding uncharacterized protein yields the protein MTTHEHQPTPVAGVCVELLEGSGQDAGAPEGEPTAREGASLAPVDAGAKIMVEGRRAAELSVAVGLTDSGQDVGALEWDQAEQVEARVEIILEGCRADVQTAAGNLSPRPSSCHGELAASSLEALNVDQSQALEPVIKLGKSKGIRVILPSDRQLRSTSTSSKNGFQLVAICEPKLDVANIESIRLKLSFDAAVANLSADVWVLYNFPLVCSIAGNSQQHISLNVHHPWLPRPLQFSFVHARCTLEERRGLWQALLVDKPRDQPWCIYGDFNVIISPNEKRGGRPFRASEGLDLLTFMEETEVFYVGFSGSSFTWCNNHHGRARIWKRLDRLLVNGECSELPSVVSVTHLVRHPSDHAPLRVSFTSRVDDKPHAFRFLNVWTSRASLLDVIRTTWQQECQVEEEFWKQKNRVKWPRHGDRNSKFFHATLRQRRLQEVIHRIKDETGIWVETKEDLSREAVRYFSDLFSAPIVPSLDLLHVIPANITAEENRSLEADPSFEEVKKTVFAMDGDSAAGSDGFTGFVKGRNISENYLLAQEIMSGMRSSYRGGNVALKLDMSKAYDRVSWVFLMNIMRRFGFGERFLDMVWRLISNAWFSVIINGASYGFFKSSRGLRQGDPISPALFVIGAEVLSRALNNLVLHRGYRGFKVPRGCPQVTHLAFADDVLIFANGSARALQDIVRVLKLYQQSSG from the exons ATGACAACCCACGAGCATCAGCCTACTCCAGTTGCTGGTGTGTGTGTGGAGCTTCTTGAGGGAAGCGGGCAGGATGCTGGCGCGCCAGAGGGAGAGCCCACAGCAAGAGAAGGAGCCTCACTTGCACCAGTGGACGCTGGAGCGAAGATAATGGTGGAGGGGCGACGTGCGGCTGAGCTTTCAGTGGCAGTAGGCTTGACGGACAGTGGGCAGGATGTTGGTGCACTAGAATGGGATCAGGCTGAGCAGGTGGAGGCTAGAGTTGAGATCATTTTGGAGGGGTGCAGAGCGGATGTGCAGACTGCAGCGGGCAATCTGTCTCCGCGGCCTAGCAGCTGTCATGGGGAGTTGGCAGCTTCTTCCTTGGAGGCGCTGAATGTAGATCAGTCACAGGCATTGGAGCCGGTTATTAAACTCGGAAAATCAAAGGGAATAAGGGTGATTCTCCCTTCCGACAGGCAGCTACGTTCCACTTCAACATCCTCCAAAAACGGATTCCAG CTGGTAGCTATTTGTGAACCGAAACTTGATGTTGCAAATATTGAGAGCATCCGCTTAAAGTTGTCATTTGATGCTGCTGTTGCTAACTTGTCAGCAGATGTCTGGGTCTTGTATAATTTTCCGTTGGTATGCTCTATAGCTGGGAATTCTCAGCAACATATCTCCCTGAATGTCCATCATCCATGGCTGCCTCGCCCCTTGCAATTTTCTTTTGTGCATGCTAGGTGTACATTGGAAGAACGACGAGGGTTGTGGCAAGCACTTTTGGTGGACAAACCACGCGACCAGCCATGGTGCATCTATGGGGATTTCAATGTGATCATATCCCCTAACGAAAAGAGGGGAGGTCGGCCTTTTCGTGCCTCGGAGGGGTTAGATCTTCTGACCTTCATGGAGGAGACGGAAGTTTTTTATGTGGGTTTTTCTGGCTCGAGTTTCACTTGGTGCAACAATCACCATGGCCGGGCTCGGATATGGAAACGATTGGATAGGCTATTGGTTAATGGCGAATGCTCTGAATTACCGTCAGTCGTGTCGGTCACTCACTTGGTTAGACATCCATCCGACCATGCGCCGTTACGAGTTTCTTTCACATCCCGTGTAGATGATAAGCCTCATGCGTTCCGCTTCCTGAATGTGTGGACATCCAGAGCATCTTTACTTGATGTTATTCGAACGACTTGGCAACAGGAGTGTCAAG TGGAGGAGGAGTTTTGGAAGCAGAAGAATCGTGTCAAGTGGCCCCGACATGGCgatagaaactcaaaattcttCCATGCCACCCTGAGACAGAGGAGGTTGCAAGAGGTAATCCACAGGATAAAAGATGAGACTGGCATATGGGTGGAGACGAAGGAAGATTTATCACGTGAAGCGGTAcggtatttttctgatttattcTCTGCTCCGATAGTACCCTCGTTAGACTTGCTGCACGTTATCCCCGCCAACATCACAGCGGAGGAAAACAGGAGCTTAGAGGCCGACCCATCTTTCGAGGAAGTAAAAAAAACTGTCTTTGCAATGGATGGTGATAGTGCAGCGGGCTCCGATGGTTTCACGG GTTTTGTTAAGGGCAGGAATATCTCGGAGAATTATCTTCTCGCCCAGGAAATAATGTCAGGGATGCGTAGTTCGTACAGGGGTGGAAATGTAGCATTGAAGTTAGACATGTCCAAGGCATATGACCGTGTATCGTGGGTATTTCTCATGAACATAATGCGGCGGTTTGGGTTTGGGGAAAGGTTCCTTGACATGGTGTGGAGGTTGATTTCTAATGCTTGGTTTTCGGTTATAATAAATGGAGCGTCTTATGGTTTTTTCAAATCGAGTAGGGGATTACGGCAGGGGGATCCGATATCCCCCGCGTTATTCGTAATTGGGGCGGAGGTTCTGTCACGGGCTTTAAATAATCTCGTGTTACATCGCGGCTATAGGGGTTTTAAGGTCCCACGGGGGTGTCCCCAAGTCACGCATTTGGCCTTCGCTGATGATGTATTGATATTCGCTAATGGGTCTGCTCGAGCTTTACAGGATATTGTACGGGTGTTGAAGCTTTACCAACAATCCTCGGGTTAG